Proteins encoded within one genomic window of Mycolicibacterium monacense:
- a CDS encoding glycosyltransferase family 2 protein, whose amino-acid sequence MKPMVSIVTVLHNSDTVLPTYELNFSVGYDPESIRFVLVDNASDKLPEVERWTIRPTIIQSENNGFGAGCNLGWKSVNTEWVGFVNPDVEMTSTQAIELVELASRVGGVDVIAPFVSEDDSFSRAMGPPWRTRRYRVGESIDGIQYLTSAASVSGCCIFVRRSSLIAIGGFDERFFMYCEENDLQKRLLDNGARIAVARNIKVYHAAGVGSSNQSLDRNIEREKSKRLYYLKHFSLTEYYFMRLITRIRAATIGRLLTGGWSAMRKKASLDIKRAD is encoded by the coding sequence ATGAAGCCGATGGTGTCGATTGTAACGGTACTGCACAACAGTGACACTGTGCTGCCGACGTATGAACTCAATTTTTCCGTGGGATACGATCCAGAATCGATTCGGTTCGTGCTGGTAGACAACGCGAGCGACAAACTTCCAGAAGTCGAAAGATGGACAATTCGGCCGACAATAATCCAGTCGGAGAATAACGGTTTCGGCGCCGGCTGCAACCTTGGATGGAAGAGCGTCAATACTGAGTGGGTAGGATTCGTGAATCCAGATGTTGAAATGACGTCTACTCAGGCTATCGAACTTGTTGAGTTGGCTTCGCGTGTCGGCGGAGTAGACGTCATCGCGCCTTTCGTCTCGGAAGACGATTCTTTCTCAAGAGCGATGGGTCCACCGTGGCGTACGAGACGTTACCGTGTCGGTGAATCGATAGACGGCATCCAGTATCTGACTTCCGCGGCTAGCGTCTCCGGGTGTTGCATCTTTGTTCGGCGAAGCTCGTTAATCGCTATAGGAGGGTTCGATGAACGATTCTTTATGTATTGTGAGGAGAACGACCTTCAGAAGCGCCTACTGGACAACGGGGCACGAATAGCAGTGGCAAGAAATATCAAGGTATATCACGCGGCTGGGGTGGGCTCAAGTAACCAATCGCTCGACAGAAACATCGAGCGCGAGAAAAGCAAGCGGCTATATTACCTGAAGCACTTTTCTTTGACTGAGTACTATTTTATGAGATTGATAACCAGGATTAGAGCAGCAACTATTGGGAGGCTGTTGACTGGTGGATGGTCTGCGATGCGTAAAAAAGCCAGTCTTGATATCAAAAGAGCCGACTAA
- a CDS encoding glycosyltransferase gives MWTLMAVDVLVLTYNSGHDIDKFWKRFTESFPPTWNIYFRDNGGTRMELQELAAANDSGRIHICFGENIGFGSGINSLASSARSEYLAIVNPDVSFAVQDLESLIDSLARNESAQVIGPRLFDENGDRVSDANRLPSLFDIALRRPLRIDIPPETSSLIPVGWISGAFMVWRRSAFEAVGGFDEDFFLFWEDVDICHRLPPGAAWIDAGVSVQHRVGGSHGRSPAMHKFNLESRMRYAHRHHGAVGAAAGAVGCLGEVASMIRHSPQVRGVVRRSPFRHLRSSNDVPN, from the coding sequence ATGTGGACGCTGATGGCTGTAGACGTGTTAGTGCTGACTTACAACAGCGGGCACGATATCGACAAATTCTGGAAACGGTTCACGGAGAGTTTTCCGCCCACCTGGAACATATACTTCCGCGACAATGGCGGGACTCGCATGGAATTGCAAGAACTAGCCGCTGCTAACGATAGTGGACGAATTCACATCTGCTTTGGCGAGAATATAGGATTCGGATCGGGAATAAATTCCCTGGCGAGCTCAGCCCGATCCGAATACCTGGCAATAGTAAACCCCGATGTCTCGTTCGCGGTTCAGGATTTGGAATCACTAATTGACTCGCTGGCTCGTAACGAATCAGCTCAGGTGATAGGGCCCAGGCTATTCGACGAGAACGGTGACCGTGTCAGCGATGCGAACCGTCTGCCTAGTCTTTTCGATATTGCACTGAGGCGGCCGCTCAGGATAGATATTCCGCCAGAAACGTCGAGCTTAATACCGGTGGGCTGGATAAGCGGAGCATTCATGGTTTGGCGGCGTTCGGCATTTGAAGCGGTCGGCGGCTTCGATGAAGATTTCTTCCTCTTCTGGGAGGATGTAGACATCTGTCACCGACTACCGCCCGGGGCGGCATGGATCGACGCGGGAGTGTCAGTGCAGCACCGAGTCGGTGGGAGCCACGGTAGGTCACCGGCGATGCACAAATTCAACCTCGAATCCCGGATGCGATATGCGCACCGGCATCACGGTGCCGTCGGCGCAGCGGCGGGGGCGGTCGGCTGCCTTGGCGAGGTCGCTTCGATGATCCGACATAGTCCGCAAGTGCGTGGCGTCGTTCGAAGATCACCCTTCCGACATCTTCGGAGTAGTAACGATGTCCCAAACTAG
- a CDS encoding WecB/TagA/CpsF family glycosyltransferase, with the protein MDGLRCVKKPVLISKEPTNVRVALGSGFVDLATWSDVEQLGAGSICTVAPWQLWVAEGNEGYREALESAKLILPDGNGIILLLALKGIRQHRITGRELVERVAQGTLWPEKTIVVVGASDEARNRLLQRYGWKGYGGRFTASLAATKAEAIWASQREHLGPSGLVYLIALGSPVQEIVGSELLKLDPACVAVGIGGAIETLAGTVPRPPDWVVRLRIEFLYRAVLQPHLRRRVVQALTIEVKIFVRLAWARWVLEMRKRSHRPISAVQRRLQRG; encoded by the coding sequence GTGGATGGTCTGCGATGCGTAAAAAAGCCAGTCTTGATATCAAAAGAGCCGACTAACGTGCGAGTAGCATTGGGTTCGGGCTTTGTGGACCTTGCCACCTGGAGCGACGTGGAGCAGTTGGGCGCCGGCTCTATCTGTACCGTAGCGCCATGGCAACTATGGGTTGCCGAGGGTAATGAAGGGTACCGAGAGGCGCTTGAGTCGGCCAAACTGATACTGCCTGACGGTAATGGAATTATTCTGCTTCTGGCCCTGAAGGGAATTCGTCAGCACCGGATTACAGGCCGAGAACTAGTGGAACGCGTAGCACAAGGCACTCTCTGGCCAGAAAAGACAATCGTGGTCGTGGGAGCTTCCGATGAGGCACGGAACAGATTGCTTCAGCGCTATGGCTGGAAAGGGTACGGCGGACGTTTTACGGCCAGTCTTGCCGCAACTAAAGCAGAGGCGATTTGGGCATCGCAGCGGGAGCACTTGGGTCCGAGTGGACTGGTCTACCTCATCGCTCTTGGGAGTCCTGTACAAGAGATCGTCGGGTCCGAACTACTAAAATTGGACCCTGCTTGCGTGGCTGTTGGAATCGGAGGCGCGATTGAGACGCTCGCGGGCACGGTGCCTAGACCCCCGGACTGGGTAGTACGGTTGCGAATCGAGTTCTTATACCGTGCCGTGTTACAACCACACCTCCGCCGGAGAGTGGTACAGGCGCTAACTATCGAGGTGAAGATCTTTGTCCGTTTGGCATGGGCGCGCTGGGTTCTCGAGATGCGGAAGCGCAGCCATCGACCCATATCTGCAGTACAACGCCGTCTACAGCGTGGCTAG